In Populus alba chromosome 1, ASM523922v2, whole genome shotgun sequence, a single window of DNA contains:
- the LOC118047081 gene encoding cucurbitadienol 11-hydroxylase-like: protein MLEIVLVLVALFVIYYTHLLIKWKYPKINGVPVHLPPGSMGLPVIGETMQLLIPSYNSIDIHPFIRKRIQRYGPIFRTNLVGRPIIVTADPEVNKYIFSQEGNLVEMWYLDSFAKLFAFEGESKVTAIGRVHRYLRGITLNHFGGESLREKMLPQIDASVNDNLRQWSTQGAVEVKSAISRTSLAEGLLHLGMILKTRRGEKIENLPNFIKSLMSFPLNIPGTTFHKCMKDKDKMSNMVRHIIKERLINSPDERPGDFLDQALNDMASEKFLTEDFIAELSFGILFAAFESVSTTLTLAIKFLAENPLVLEELTAENEAVLKKRENPDSQLTWEEYKTMAFTQSVVNETLRLMNIPPGLLRKALKDINVKGYTIPAGWTIMLVTPIVHLNPETYKDPLKFNPWRWKDLDQVTLSKSFMPFGGGTRQCAGAEFSKVYMAAFLHVLVTKYRWSKVKGGRITRSPILLFPDGVHIKITSKRD from the exons ATGTTGGAGATTGTGCTGGTCCTTGTAGCGTTGTTTGTCATATATTACACTCATTTGCTTATCAAATGGAAATACCCAAAAATTAATGGAGTTCCAGTTCACCTCCCTCCTGGTTCTATGGGTCTCCCTGTCATTGGAGAGACCATGCAGTTGCTTATTCCAAGCTATAACTCTATAGATATTCACCCGTTCATCAGAAAACGAATCCAAAG GTATGGGCCCATTTTTCGAACAAATCTGGTTGGAAGACCGATCATAGTCACGGCAGACCCTGAAGTCAACAAGTACATCTTTTCTCAGGAAGGGAATTTAGTGGAGATGTGGTATTTGGATTCATTTGCCAAGTTGTTTGCTTTCGAGGGCGAGTCCAAGGTTACTGCGATTGGTCGTGTCCACAGATACTTGCGAGGCATTACCTTGAACCATTTTGGTGGCGAGAGCCTCAGGGAAAAGATGCTTCCTCAAATTGATGCCTCCGTAAACGATAACCTGCGCCAGTGGTCCACTCAGGGAGCTGTTGAAGTTAAATCAGCTATTTCACGG ACCTCACTCGCTGAGGGATT GTTGCATTTGGGTATGATCTTGAAAACTCGAAGGGGGGAGAAAATTGAAAACTTGCCCAATTTCATTAAAAGTCTCATGTCCTTTCCCTTGAACATTCCTGGCACTACATTCCACAAGTGCATGAAG GACAAAGATAAGATGTCAAACATGGTGAGGCACATAATAAAGGAGAGATTAATTAATTCTCCGGATGAACGTCCAGGagattttcttgatcaagctctTAATGATATGGCATCAGAGAAGTTCTTGACAGAGGATTTTATTGCTGAACTCTCGTTTGGGATTTTGTTTGCTGCCTTTGAATCTGTGTCCACAACACTGACGTTAGCTATCAAGTTTCTTGCGGAAAACCCTCTCGTGTTGGAAGAGTTGACG GCCGAAAATGAGGCAGTtctaaagaaaagagaaaatcctGACTCCCAGCTCACATGGGAAGAATACAAAACGATGGCTTTTACGCAGAGC GTCGTTAACGAAACGCTTAGATTGATGAATATTCCACCTGGTTTATTGCGAAAGGCTCTGAAAGACATTAATGTCAAGG GATACACAATTCCGGCCGGGTGGACTATAATGCTTGTTACTCCTATTGTTCACTTAAATCCTGAAACATACAAGGATCCGTTAAAGTTCAATCCATGGCGCTGGAAG GACCTCGACCAGGTTACTCTTTCCAAGTCTTTCATGCCATTCGGTGGAGGAACAAGACAGTGTGCCGGGGCAGAATT